The Azospirillum baldaniorum genome segment AGGCGTGTGTGCGCTGGCCCGGAACGGGCGGTGCGTCACCCGGTATCGGCGGCAACCGGCGCAGCCGCCCACAAACGCCGACCAGCCAGCGTTGGACCATTTCTCCCGTGTTGGCGAGCAGGTGCCAGCGGTCGGCCACTTCCGTCGCGTGCGACCACCGTGATCCCAGGATGCTGGCGCAACCAGGCAGCCAGCGTGTCGGCCGAGCGGTCGGCGAGGAGGTCGGGAGCGCGGTGGTGCTCCAAGTCGATGACGATGGTTCCGTAGCTCCGCCCTTTGCGTAGCGCCCGATCATCCATCCCCACCACACGCGGGGGTGCCGGCGTCGGCAGGGGCAGTGCCCTTACCGCACGCAGCAGGGCTCTCGACGATGCTTCCCGTCCTGATCCACGCAAAGTGCGGAAGAACCATTGTGCCGGGGGATGCTCACGGTCTCCCTCCGCCAAAACCAGACACCAACGCTTGGCACGGGTCACGACAGTTGGGTCGGTTCGCCGGCGTCATGGATCAGCACGACGACGGACCGCGCTTCCACCAGATAGGACAACTCACTCAGCGTCGGCGCCAAGTTCCACTCGACGATATCACATGGGGGGTCGAGCGAGGTGTCGATCCATCGGCGCCATGGGCCAACACGACCGTCATTTGCTGGCGGAAGGTCAAAGCGAAGCGGTTTCCAGTAGGCGTTCAGGATCAGGTAAATGCGAAGCCGACCCTGCTCCACCTTCGCTTCGACGGCGATGCTGTGGGAATCGCGGCTCCAATCCGGTTGCTCGGGGGTCACGCCGTGCCAGGTTATCTTCGCCTTCCGGAGCAGCTGCCGCAAAGGCACCCGCTCGTACATCCTGTCCCGCAGACTTCGGCGTGTGTTGAGCACAGTGACGAACCGGTGCACGTCCGCGTGCGTCTCGACCAGCGTCCAATCAAACCAACTGGTCTCGTTGTCCTGGCAGTAGGCGTTGTTGTTGCCGGACTGGGTGCGCCGCGCCTCGTCGCCCATCGTGATCATCGGGATGCCGAGCGATAGCATCGTCACGGTCAGGAGGTTCTTCACTTGGCGGCTTCTCAGCCGCTCGATTGCCGGATCGTCGCTCGGGCCTTCGACGCCGCAGTTCCAACTGCGGTTGTCGTCCGCGCCATCGCGGTTGTCCTCGCCGTTCGCCTCGTTGTGCTTGCGATCGTAGGACACCACGTCGTTGAGCGTAAAACCGTCATGGCAGGTCACGAAGTTGACGCTTTGTTCAGCCTCCCGCTCCTCATGCCCGTAGATCTCCGGGCTGCCCAGGATGCGGTCCGCGATCTGGGTCACCGATCCCGGTTCACCGCGGAAAAACGCACGCACGTCGTCACGGAACCGTCCGTTCCATTCCTTCCAGCTGTCGCCGACGAAACTGCCGACCTGATAAAGGCCCGCCGCATCCCAAGCCTCGGCGATCAGCTTCGTACCGGCAAGCGCCGGTTCCGTTTCGATGTCCCACAGGATCGGCGCGTTCGGGATCGGATGCCCCGATGTGTCGCGGGACAGAACCGAGGCCAGATCGAAGCGGAAGCCGTCCACATGCATCGTCTCGACCCAGTATCGAAGGCTGTCCACGATCATGCGCCGGACGACAGGGTGATTGGCGTTCAAGGTGTTCCCGGTGCCCGTGTAGTTGGCGTAGCGGGATCGGTCGTCCTCGAGAAGATAGTAGGTGGGATTGTCCAACCCTCGGAAACACAGGGTCGGCCCGTTGTGGTCGCCTTCCGCCGTGTGGTTGAAAACGACGTCGAGGATGACCTCGATGCCGCCGCGGTGCAGCGCCTTGACCATGTCGCGGAACTCGTCCAGCGGACCGAGCGGATCGGAACGCGAACTGTACGCCGCATGCGGCGCAAAGAACGAGACCGGCGCGTATCCCCAGTAGTTGACCTTTCCCGGCGGGCAATCCTGCGCATCGAATTGGAACACCGGCAGCAGTTCCACCGCGGTGACGCCCAATTTCTGCAGGTACGGAATCTTCTCGATCAGCCCGGCAAACGTGCCGCGGGTCTTCCCGCCGACGCCGGAACTGGGATGGCGTGTGAATCCGCGCACATGCATCTCATACACGATGGTCTGCG includes the following:
- the glgX gene encoding glycogen debranching protein GlgX translates to MDADTGRTGTPSPPARGAAAPLGAIPTGQGTNFSVFSKHATGIELLLFDRAENAGPARVIHLDPSTHRTYHYWHVFLPGVTAGQIYGYRAEGPWDPANGLRFDRDKLLLDPYGRAVVVPDRYSRDDIRKPGDDCGGAMKSVVVDPGSYDWEGDAPLRRSSAQTIVYEMHVRGFTRHPSSGVGGKTRGTFAGLIEKIPYLQKLGVTAVELLPVFQFDAQDCPPGKVNYWGYAPVSFFAPHAAYSSRSDPLGPLDEFRDMVKALHRGGIEVILDVVFNHTAEGDHNGPTLCFRGLDNPTYYLLEDDRSRYANYTGTGNTLNANHPVVRRMIVDSLRYWVETMHVDGFRFDLASVLSRDTSGHPIPNAPILWDIETEPALAGTKLIAEAWDAAGLYQVGSFVGDSWKEWNGRFRDDVRAFFRGEPGSVTQIADRILGSPEIYGHEEREAEQSVNFVTCHDGFTLNDVVSYDRKHNEANGEDNRDGADDNRSWNCGVEGPSDDPAIERLRSRQVKNLLTVTMLSLGIPMITMGDEARRTQSGNNNAYCQDNETSWFDWTLVETHADVHRFVTVLNTRRSLRDRMYERVPLRQLLRKAKITWHGVTPEQPDWSRDSHSIAVEAKVEQGRLRIYLILNAYWKPLRFDLPPANDGRVGPWRRWIDTSLDPPCDIVEWNLAPTLSELSYLVEARSVVVLIHDAGEPTQLS